Proteins co-encoded in one Thermus amyloliquefaciens genomic window:
- a CDS encoding protein rep, producing MVRRALAPYADHFRGLTSCGYPAPQGDHVTAFLVEEEEGYRVRFSGVMTCGSPWACPVCSSRLARDRGEALARAAARLVGLGYRAVHVVLTVRHTRGEALADVFGALSSAWRWAWGHRRVKALLRGVAYARSVEITFGRNGWHPHIHALLLVPAHRDPWALEDPLWEAWSEAVEAVGWAPSSRDAYSFEVVESEEDLGHVSRYVGKGSWGLGLEVAGGPLKGATRA from the coding sequence GTGGTCCGGCGGGCGCTCGCCCCCTACGCTGACCACTTCCGGGGGCTTACTTCCTGCGGCTACCCCGCCCCTCAGGGGGACCATGTAACGGCCTTCCTCGTGGAGGAGGAGGAGGGCTACCGGGTCCGCTTCTCCGGGGTGATGACCTGCGGGTCCCCGTGGGCTTGCCCGGTGTGCTCCTCGCGGCTGGCCCGGGACCGGGGCGAGGCCCTGGCCCGGGCGGCGGCCCGGCTGGTGGGGCTCGGCTACCGGGCCGTGCATGTGGTGCTCACGGTTCGGCACACCCGGGGGGAGGCCCTGGCCGATGTCTTCGGGGCCCTCTCCTCGGCCTGGCGGTGGGCCTGGGGGCATAGGCGGGTCAAGGCCCTCCTCCGGGGGGTGGCCTATGCCCGTTCGGTGGAGATTACCTTCGGGCGCAACGGCTGGCACCCCCACATCCACGCCCTTCTGCTCGTGCCTGCTCACCGGGATCCCTGGGCCCTTGAGGATCCACTTTGGGAGGCGTGGAGTGAGGCGGTGGAGGCGGTGGGCTGGGCTCCCTCGTCCCGTGATGCCTACTCCTTTGAGGTCGTGGAGTCCGAGGAGGACTTGGGCCATGTGAGCCGCTATGTGGGCAAGGGCTCGTGGGGCCTCGGCCTCGAGGTGGCGGGTGGACCTCTGAAAGGGGCCACCAGGGCCTGA